Proteins encoded within one genomic window of Gemmatimonadota bacterium:
- a CDS encoding M48 family metalloprotease — protein MNRRLLPGTAAALLLWVVTAVALPPGSTPRETELGQEAAFDIERSVLLVDDEETLEKLSGMLAEIAAATSRPDVEYIPHIVASPVVNAFVVPGGWVYVTRGLLDAVQSDDELAGVLGHEIAHNVRQHAIERMRNAPKGLGLLQLASLAAVVLGKSPEAAMLAGAAANAITAAVLNGGSVAAEVDADQEGVGYLLKTRYDPVGFLTFLERMAGSSGKFIEEELGIYRTHPLSKDRVRQARDFLLEKNIPIHRRLVTNPPQPEARSVRSEAGEPRTAVVFTGRTLFLLAGHDEERSAEAVATVSWALDHEVPRGEIRIVPVEGGVRVMAGSGPPLFLSPSDGEANGVTDAVLGGRVRGVLADLVEAEKNRILANYQLY, from the coding sequence GTGAACCGAAGGCTCCTTCCCGGCACCGCCGCCGCACTTCTTCTCTGGGTGGTGACTGCCGTCGCGCTTCCGCCCGGCAGCACGCCCCGGGAAACGGAACTCGGGCAGGAGGCGGCGTTCGATATCGAGCGCTCCGTGCTTCTGGTGGACGACGAAGAGACGCTGGAGAAGCTCTCGGGGATGCTCGCCGAGATCGCGGCGGCCACTTCCCGGCCGGATGTGGAGTACATCCCGCACATTGTCGCGTCTCCTGTGGTCAACGCCTTCGTGGTCCCCGGCGGCTGGGTGTATGTCACGCGCGGGCTGTTGGATGCGGTTCAATCCGATGACGAACTGGCGGGCGTTCTCGGACACGAGATTGCGCACAATGTCCGGCAGCACGCCATCGAGCGCATGCGCAACGCGCCCAAGGGCCTGGGCCTGTTGCAGCTTGCGTCGCTGGCAGCGGTCGTGCTGGGGAAGTCCCCGGAGGCGGCCATGCTCGCCGGGGCGGCCGCGAACGCCATCACGGCGGCGGTCCTGAACGGTGGCTCCGTGGCGGCCGAGGTGGACGCGGATCAGGAGGGCGTGGGGTATCTGCTGAAGACCCGGTACGATCCGGTGGGCTTTCTGACCTTTCTGGAGAGGATGGCGGGTTCTTCCGGGAAGTTCATCGAAGAGGAACTGGGGATCTACCGCACGCATCCTCTGTCGAAAGACCGAGTGCGCCAGGCGCGGGACTTTCTCCTGGAGAAGAACATCCCCATCCATCGCAGGCTGGTCACGAATCCTCCCCAGCCGGAAGCCCGGTCCGTGCGGAGCGAGGCGGGGGAACCGCGCACGGCCGTCGTTTTTACGGGAAGGACGCTCTTCCTTCTGGCCGGGCATGACGAAGAGCGATCGGCCGAAGCGGTGGCGACGGTTTCGTGGGCGCTGGATCACGAAGTCCCGCGCGGGGAGATCCGTATCGTGCCGGTGGAGGGAGGCGTGCGCGTGATGGCGGGCTCGGGGCCGCCGTTGTTTCTTTCCCCGTCGGATGGAGAGGCGAACGGCGTGACGGATGCGGTGCTCGGGGGGCGCGTGCGGGGAGTTCTTGCGGATCTGGTCGAGGCGGAGAAGAATCGGATTCTGGCGAACTACCAGTTGTACTGA
- a CDS encoding dihydrofolate reductase family protein, with protein MKFSVEVVCALSMDGRISTAGRDPWIWSGPEDGQWLLSRMTESDLLVAGAATIRAENPSLSVPAEWSKRRTEEGRPPQPARLILSPRLELDPACRAFDEDSAPALVAASAEAIAERGADFRGRAELLPLPDDLSLSDCLAHACSLAGGGRVVCLGGGRTNALFLEQDLVDRVSFTIAPLVIGDARAPGPFDGHGFPPEAFPRFRLEEARRLGEDLLLRYTRTPAD; from the coding sequence GTGAAGTTCTCGGTCGAAGTCGTCTGCGCACTGTCGATGGATGGCCGCATCTCCACCGCCGGGCGCGATCCCTGGATCTGGTCGGGCCCCGAGGACGGCCAGTGGCTCCTGTCCCGGATGACCGAATCGGATCTTCTCGTGGCGGGCGCCGCGACGATCCGAGCCGAAAACCCGTCGCTGTCCGTCCCGGCGGAGTGGTCAAAACGCCGCACGGAAGAGGGACGCCCGCCTCAGCCCGCGCGACTGATCCTCTCTCCGCGTCTTGAACTGGATCCCGCATGCCGCGCATTCGACGAAGACTCCGCGCCGGCACTGGTCGCGGCCTCCGCCGAAGCCATCGCGGAAAGGGGCGCCGACTTCCGGGGCCGGGCGGAACTCCTGCCGCTTCCGGACGACCTCTCGCTGTCGGACTGCCTTGCGCACGCATGCTCCTTGGCCGGAGGCGGGAGGGTCGTCTGCCTCGGCGGCGGGCGGACCAACGCGCTCTTCCTGGAGCAGGATCTCGTCGACCGCGTGTCTTTCACCATCGCGCCGCTCGTCATCGGCGATGCCCGCGCACCCGGCCCCTTCGACGGTCACGGCTTCCCGCCTGAGGCGTTCCCGCGATTCCGGCTTGAGGAGGCGCGCCGCCTCGGGGAGGACCTCCTCCTGCGGTATACACGCACTCCCGCAGACTAG
- a CDS encoding methylated-DNA--[protein]-cysteine S-methyltransferase → GGRAMFRDAGEGLHLFETALGVCAFSWTPRGVDRFVLPSENRAAVVRWLRAEGEERSETDRPPRVVSLVARRVRAHLGGKPDSLRDIPVDLQVAPFSGRVYRALRRVDPGEVVTYGELARRARSPGASRAVGRAMATNPVPLLVPCHRVLTHSGGLGGFTSEGGLPLKARMLHAEGVIPDESHSRGMAHLSRRDPVLRRIIRGVGPYTAGIGAPGDPYDVLVESIIHQQISMKAAATIAGRVRALTDGPAFPRPHDFLGADGRRLRKAGLSKQKVSYLRDLSRAVESGELRPGALRRHDDEQVVECLTRVRGIGRWSAEMFLIFHLGRLDILPVDDLGLRAGIQAAYALAEPPTKAEALAKGEDWRPFRSMATWYLWQHLKREAERRTR, encoded by the coding sequence AGGGGGCCGCGCGATGTTTCGCGACGCCGGAGAAGGTCTGCACCTGTTCGAGACAGCACTCGGTGTGTGTGCGTTCTCGTGGACTCCTCGCGGGGTGGATCGGTTTGTCCTGCCGTCTGAGAATCGCGCGGCGGTCGTCCGGTGGCTGCGCGCGGAAGGGGAGGAGCGCAGCGAAACGGATCGCCCGCCGCGGGTGGTCTCTCTGGTGGCGCGGCGAGTGCGTGCGCACCTCGGCGGGAAGCCGGACAGTTTGCGCGACATTCCGGTGGATCTTCAGGTGGCGCCGTTTTCAGGGCGCGTCTACCGCGCGCTCCGCCGCGTGGATCCCGGGGAGGTCGTGACCTACGGGGAACTCGCGCGTCGGGCGCGTTCCCCGGGCGCGTCTCGTGCAGTGGGGCGCGCCATGGCGACCAATCCCGTGCCGCTCCTCGTGCCGTGCCACCGTGTTCTGACGCACTCGGGGGGGCTGGGCGGATTCACCTCCGAAGGCGGACTTCCGCTGAAAGCGCGGATGCTGCATGCGGAGGGGGTCATCCCGGATGAATCGCACTCGCGCGGGATGGCGCATCTTTCGCGTCGGGATCCGGTTCTGCGTCGAATCATCCGCGGCGTGGGGCCGTACACCGCGGGAATCGGGGCGCCGGGAGATCCGTACGATGTGCTGGTGGAATCGATCATTCACCAGCAGATCTCGATGAAGGCCGCCGCGACCATCGCCGGGCGGGTTCGCGCGTTGACCGATGGCCCGGCATTCCCGCGCCCGCACGACTTCCTCGGGGCGGACGGGCGCCGTCTTCGCAAGGCGGGGCTCTCGAAGCAGAAGGTGTCCTACCTGCGCGATCTGTCGCGCGCGGTCGAGTCGGGCGAACTTCGCCCGGGGGCGCTCCGCCGGCATGACGACGAACAGGTGGTCGAGTGCCTGACGCGCGTCCGCGGGATCGGGCGGTGGTCGGCCGAGATGTTCCTGATCTTCCACCTCGGGAGGCTGGACATTCTCCCGGTGGACGATCTGGGCCTTCGCGCGGGGATCCAGGCGGCCTACGCGCTGGCCGAACCGCCGACCAAGGCCGAGGCGCTGGCCAAGGGTGAAGACTGGCGGCCTTTCCGGTCGATGGCGACCTGGTATCTGTGGCAGCACCTGAAGCGGGAAGCGGAACGGAGGACGCGATGA
- a CDS encoding sodium:alanine symporter family protein — MEFFETFVHVGNRFVWGWPAKFPLLVALLLSAGLFVTLRLAFIQFRGFRHAWDVVRGRYDDPSHSGDISHFQALTTALSATVGIGNIAGVATAIHYGGPGALFWMWVTAVFGMALKYTECTLSMRHRVFDEKNEAAGGPMYYIERGLGKNWKPMALFFAFCGVICSFGSGNMNQANTVSLSAHTTLGAPTWITGLVMAAVVGLVILGGIRRIAAVSSRLAPTMFVLYALGALTVLVRHIGEIPDAFALILREAFNPTAGVGGTAAGVFVTTLIWGVKRGLFSNEAGQGSAPIAHAAAKTDEPAREGLVAMLGPFIDTLMICTMTGLVIVLTGSWSAHKPVEDALSSCSIHTVLATPVRGDVVADAPPLSAEFPVTEGLLTGAALSVNDGFVLDALVLDADGTPFTGMLRAESGALVGGESLRYGGKILLNSSALTTWAFQRGLGDRLGVIGKWIVTLSVFLFALSTTISWSYYGDRCTEYIFGIGAVRIYRLLYTAFVFLGAVLALEVVWAFGDLALGLMSIPNLIAIFLLTGKVRGQTKEYFSREHVPFR; from the coding sequence ATGGAGTTCTTTGAGACCTTCGTTCATGTCGGCAATCGGTTCGTCTGGGGCTGGCCCGCGAAGTTCCCCCTTCTCGTGGCCCTTCTCCTTTCCGCCGGGTTGTTCGTCACGCTCCGGCTCGCCTTCATTCAGTTCCGGGGGTTTCGTCACGCATGGGATGTGGTGCGCGGACGCTACGACGACCCATCCCACAGCGGCGACATCTCCCACTTCCAGGCGCTGACGACCGCACTTTCCGCCACCGTGGGAATCGGGAACATTGCCGGAGTCGCCACGGCAATCCACTACGGCGGCCCGGGGGCGCTCTTCTGGATGTGGGTCACCGCGGTCTTCGGCATGGCGCTCAAGTACACCGAATGCACGCTCTCCATGCGACATCGCGTCTTCGACGAGAAGAACGAAGCGGCGGGCGGACCCATGTACTACATCGAGCGCGGACTCGGGAAGAACTGGAAGCCGATGGCACTGTTCTTCGCATTCTGCGGAGTCATCTGCAGCTTCGGCAGCGGGAACATGAATCAGGCGAATACGGTCAGCCTCTCCGCGCACACGACGCTGGGCGCGCCCACCTGGATCACCGGTCTCGTCATGGCGGCCGTGGTCGGTCTGGTCATCCTGGGCGGTATCCGCCGGATTGCGGCGGTCTCCTCGCGCCTCGCGCCGACCATGTTCGTGCTCTACGCGCTCGGTGCGCTCACGGTGTTGGTCCGGCACATCGGAGAGATCCCGGATGCGTTCGCGCTCATCCTGCGCGAAGCCTTCAACCCGACCGCCGGTGTCGGGGGAACCGCCGCGGGAGTCTTCGTGACGACGCTCATCTGGGGAGTCAAACGCGGGCTCTTCTCCAACGAGGCCGGACAGGGCAGCGCCCCCATCGCGCACGCCGCGGCCAAGACCGATGAACCGGCACGGGAAGGCCTCGTGGCCATGCTCGGTCCGTTCATCGACACGCTCATGATCTGCACGATGACCGGTCTGGTGATCGTGCTGACGGGTTCGTGGTCCGCGCACAAGCCGGTGGAGGATGCGCTGTCATCCTGCTCCATCCATACCGTCCTCGCCACGCCGGTCCGCGGGGATGTGGTCGCGGACGCGCCTCCTCTTTCCGCGGAGTTCCCGGTCACCGAAGGACTTCTCACCGGCGCGGCCCTTTCGGTGAACGACGGGTTCGTACTCGACGCGCTCGTGCTGGACGCCGACGGAACCCCGTTCACCGGGATGCTCCGCGCGGAATCCGGCGCGCTCGTGGGCGGCGAGAGCCTTCGCTACGGCGGGAAGATCCTCCTCAACTCCTCCGCACTCACCACCTGGGCGTTCCAGCGCGGACTGGGAGATCGCCTTGGAGTCATCGGCAAGTGGATCGTGACGCTGTCCGTCTTCCTCTTCGCGCTCTCCACCACCATCTCGTGGTCGTATTACGGCGACCGTTGCACGGAGTACATCTTCGGGATCGGTGCGGTTCGGATCTACCGGTTGCTGTACACGGCGTTCGTGTTCCTCGGCGCGGTGCTGGCGCTGGAAGTGGTGTGGGCGTTCGGGGATCTTGCGCTGGGGCTGATGAGTATCCCGAACCTCATCGCCATCTTCCTGCTGACCGGGAAGGTGCGGGGGCAGACGAAGGAGTACTTCTCCCGGGAGCATGTGCCGTTTCGATGA
- a CDS encoding molybdenum cofactor biosynthesis protein MoaE, with translation MPTRILSRITQDPLHEAELLRFVETPASGGVVLFSGVVRNLHEGRAVHSIDYSAAEELASVKLAAICAEVLEAEDVHRVAAVHRLGLLQVGEPSILVAASSAHRDTAFRAARQLIDRVKEVLPVWKREHFDDGETKWSAGTRVPTSVRTGEASP, from the coding sequence GTGCCCACGAGAATCCTCTCCCGCATTACTCAGGACCCGCTCCACGAAGCGGAGCTTCTCCGGTTTGTGGAGACTCCCGCGTCGGGGGGCGTGGTCCTCTTCTCGGGAGTCGTGCGAAACCTGCACGAAGGGCGCGCCGTTCACTCCATCGACTACTCCGCCGCCGAGGAACTGGCGTCGGTGAAGCTGGCCGCGATCTGTGCGGAAGTGCTGGAGGCCGAAGATGTCCACCGCGTGGCGGCGGTCCATCGGCTGGGCCTCCTTCAGGTGGGGGAGCCGAGCATTCTGGTGGCCGCGTCGTCCGCACACCGGGACACGGCATTCCGTGCCGCGCGGCAGCTGATCGACCGCGTCAAGGAGGTGCTTCCCGTCTGGAAGCGGGAACACTTCGACGATGGCGAAACGAAGTGGTCGGCGGGGACGCGCGTTCCGACTTCCGTCCGCACCGGGGAGGCGTCGCCATGA
- a CDS encoding MoaD/ThiS family protein, which yields MPDQELTIRLHAHAADLAGVREIRAPGGAGDTAKDVKDALARVCPPLAPLLPSCVLATDSEYLPDSGVVEGDRTLHLIPPVSGG from the coding sequence GTGCCGGATCAGGAACTCACCATCCGACTCCATGCGCACGCGGCCGATCTGGCCGGGGTGCGGGAGATTCGCGCGCCCGGGGGTGCGGGGGATACCGCAAAGGACGTGAAAGACGCGCTCGCGCGGGTCTGCCCTCCGCTGGCGCCGCTTCTGCCTTCGTGTGTTCTGGCTACGGATTCCGAGTATCTTCCGGATTCCGGGGTGGTCGAAGGGGACCGCACTCTCCATCTGATCCCACCCGTCAGCGGAGGCTGA
- a CDS encoding OsmC family protein — protein MKTTPCVTVKMGEGTRVLADARGHQWVADEPKEEGGTDDGPTPKEMLLGALGACTAITLRIYAKHKEIPLESVEVSYELIHGEGRSRPAESIRARVRIDGDFDEGQRRRLTQIVGRCPVHRMLEHGVPMDDSVEFAAD, from the coding sequence ATGAAGACGACCCCTTGCGTCACGGTGAAGATGGGGGAGGGAACACGGGTTCTGGCGGATGCGCGGGGACACCAGTGGGTTGCGGACGAACCGAAGGAGGAGGGCGGAACGGACGACGGGCCCACCCCGAAGGAGATGCTTCTGGGTGCGCTGGGCGCGTGCACGGCCATCACGCTTCGCATCTACGCGAAGCACAAGGAGATCCCGCTGGAATCGGTCGAGGTGAGTTACGAGTTGATTCATGGCGAAGGCCGATCGCGTCCGGCGGAGTCGATTCGCGCCCGCGTGCGGATCGACGGGGACTTTGACGAAGGACAGCGGCGGCGGTTGACGCAGATTGTGGGGCGATGCCCCGTTCACCGGATGCTGGAGCACGGGGTTCCAATGGACGATTCGGTAGAGTTCGCGGCGGACTAG
- the moaA gene encoding GTP 3',8-cyclase MoaA, producing the protein MSLLDAHGRSIVNLRVSVTDRCNLRCAYCLPHENVEWIPRAEILSYEEIVRFVRVVAPLGIRKVRLTGGEPLLRKDLPDLVKRIVSVPGIEDVGMTTNGIGLDRMADPLLRAGLRRVNVSLDTLDGGVFRELTRRDSLEAVLRGLDAALSVGFRPVKINAVIRRGINDDAILPLAGWAREKGCVLRFIEYMPIGNDRWNADMVVTNAEILRVLSEGVGPLLPVEESAKAGPAARWRYEDGGGEVGLIGSVTEPFCGRCDRIRVTSDGKLRTCLFSTAERDLRELLREGGTDAEIADLVRKAVDRKEPGHRIGQEDFVRPDRTMSAIGG; encoded by the coding sequence ATGAGCCTGTTGGATGCGCACGGACGCTCCATCGTGAACCTCCGCGTTTCGGTGACGGACCGGTGCAACCTTCGGTGCGCCTATTGCCTTCCGCACGAGAATGTAGAGTGGATCCCGCGCGCGGAGATTCTCTCGTACGAGGAGATCGTGCGCTTCGTTCGAGTGGTGGCGCCTCTCGGCATTCGCAAGGTGCGCCTGACAGGCGGGGAACCGCTCCTTCGAAAAGACCTGCCGGATCTTGTGAAGCGCATCGTGTCCGTCCCGGGCATTGAGGATGTGGGCATGACGACGAACGGGATTGGACTGGATCGCATGGCGGACCCTCTTCTTCGCGCGGGGCTTCGTCGCGTGAATGTGAGCCTGGACACGCTGGACGGGGGAGTCTTCCGCGAACTCACGCGCCGGGATTCGCTGGAAGCGGTTCTTCGCGGGCTGGACGCCGCGTTGAGCGTCGGTTTTCGCCCGGTGAAGATCAATGCCGTCATCCGGCGCGGGATCAACGACGACGCCATCCTTCCGTTGGCGGGATGGGCGCGGGAGAAGGGGTGTGTGCTGCGCTTCATCGAGTACATGCCGATCGGGAACGACCGCTGGAACGCGGACATGGTGGTCACGAACGCGGAGATTCTGCGAGTTCTCTCCGAAGGCGTGGGGCCCCTTCTTCCTGTGGAGGAGAGCGCGAAGGCCGGACCCGCCGCGCGCTGGCGCTACGAGGACGGCGGCGGTGAGGTGGGACTCATCGGAAGCGTGACGGAGCCTTTCTGCGGCCGGTGCGACCGCATCCGCGTCACCTCCGACGGGAAGCTGCGCACCTGCCTCTTTTCCACGGCGGAACGGGATCTTCGGGAACTGCTGCGCGAAGGGGGAACGGACGCGGAGATCGCGGACCTTGTGCGGAAGGCGGTGGACCGCAAGGAACCCGGCCACCGTATCGGGCAGGAGGATTTCGTCCGACCGGATCGAACCATGTCGGCGATCGGGGGTTGA